Proteins encoded within one genomic window of Tabrizicola piscis:
- the moaD gene encoding molybdopterin converting factor subunit 1, translating to MIDVLYFAWVRERIGLPRERVQTSAVTVAGLIDELRAREDRYAAAFADLSALRVALDQELSSFDAPLAGVREVAFFPPMTGG from the coding sequence ATGATCGACGTCCTCTACTTCGCCTGGGTGCGGGAACGGATCGGGCTGCCGCGCGAACGGGTGCAGACCTCGGCCGTGACTGTGGCCGGGCTGATCGACGAATTGCGCGCCCGGGAAGACCGCTATGCTGCCGCGTTCGCCGACCTCTCGGCCCTGCGCGTGGCGCTGGATCAGGAGCTGTCGTCCTTTGATGCCCCCCTTGCCGGGGTGCGTGAGGTGGCGTTCTTTCCTCCGATGACCGGGGGCTGA
- a CDS encoding P1 family peptidase has protein sequence MRSGPLNLITDVPGLRVGNAQDAALRSGVTVLTADRPFVAAVHVMGGAPGTRETDVLAPDKLVQEVDALFLCGGSAFGLDAGLGIMAGLRAMGRGFAVGPVQVPIVPGAILFDLLNGGDKDWTDSPYPALGRAALEAASDTFTLGTAGAGFGAMTGTLKGGLGSASAVLPSGITVGALVAVNALGSATVGESAHFWAAPWEEGAEFGGLGPAPMIPEDAPLPRKRLGEATTIAIVATDAALTKAQAHRMAIAAHDGMARALVPSHTLLDGDLVFSASTGARAMADPVTDSFQIGHAAATCLARAIARAVFMASAKPGDLQPSWRSRFGSNVKGS, from the coding sequence ATGCGCTCCGGCCCCCTCAACCTGATCACCGATGTGCCGGGCCTGCGTGTCGGCAACGCACAGGATGCAGCCCTGCGCTCCGGCGTCACTGTCTTGACCGCCGACCGCCCCTTCGTGGCGGCCGTGCATGTGATGGGCGGCGCTCCCGGCACCCGGGAAACCGACGTTCTGGCCCCGGACAAGCTGGTGCAAGAGGTGGATGCGCTCTTCCTCTGTGGCGGCTCGGCCTTCGGGCTGGACGCAGGCTTGGGCATCATGGCGGGCCTGCGCGCCATGGGCCGGGGCTTTGCTGTCGGCCCAGTACAGGTTCCGATCGTGCCGGGCGCAATCTTGTTCGACCTGCTGAACGGCGGCGACAAGGATTGGACGGATAGCCCCTATCCCGCGCTTGGCCGCGCGGCGCTGGAGGCTGCGAGTGACACCTTCACCCTCGGCACGGCAGGCGCTGGCTTTGGGGCAATGACCGGCACGCTGAAGGGCGGTCTTGGCTCGGCCTCTGCCGTCCTGCCGTCGGGGATTACTGTGGGTGCGTTGGTGGCCGTGAACGCGCTTGGGTCTGCCACGGTGGGGGAAAGCGCCCACTTCTGGGCCGCCCCATGGGAGGAAGGCGCAGAATTCGGCGGCCTTGGACCGGCGCCGATGATCCCTGAGGACGCCCCCCTGCCGCGCAAGCGGCTGGGCGAGGCGACGACAATTGCCATCGTCGCCACCGACGCCGCGCTGACCAAGGCGCAGGCGCACCGCATGGCAATCGCCGCGCATGACGGGATGGCGCGGGCGCTGGTGCCGTCGCATACGCTGCTGGACGGTGACCTTGTGTTCAGCGCCTCGACCGGGGCGCGGGCGATGGCCGACCCAGTGACCGACAGCTTCCAGATCGGCCACGCTGCAGCCACCTGCCTTGCCCGCGCCATTGCCCGCGCGGTCTTTATGGCCAGCGCAAAGCCCGGGGATCTGCAGCCCAGCTGGCGGTCCCGTTTCGGATCAAATGTTAAGGGTTCGTGA
- the pgsA gene encoding CDP-diacylglycerol--glycerol-3-phosphate 3-phosphatidyltransferase, protein MRWNIPNILTVIRLLAAPGVAIMFLYFHRPWADWFALALFVGAAITDWFDGYLARLWKQESKFGAMLDPIADKAMVVIALMVLTGYNGMNPWLILPATVILFREVFVGGLREFLGSKAGLLQVTKLAKWKTTAQMVAIAVLFLGTGLDYLNVLALEGMTPEQHIAAVVAGEAEAIRTCGSRDCASYANVVGIGLLWLAAFLTLLTGWEYFSKSLPFLRDEK, encoded by the coding sequence ATGCGCTGGAACATTCCGAACATCCTGACCGTCATCCGCCTGCTGGCCGCCCCGGGCGTGGCGATCATGTTCCTCTACTTCCACCGCCCCTGGGCCGACTGGTTTGCGCTGGCGCTTTTCGTGGGGGCAGCCATCACCGATTGGTTCGACGGCTACCTTGCCCGGCTCTGGAAGCAGGAATCCAAGTTCGGCGCGATGCTCGACCCCATCGCCGACAAGGCCATGGTGGTGATCGCGCTGATGGTCCTGACCGGCTACAACGGGATGAACCCCTGGCTGATCCTTCCCGCCACCGTCATCCTGTTCCGTGAGGTGTTTGTGGGCGGCCTTCGGGAATTCCTTGGTTCCAAGGCCGGGCTTTTGCAGGTCACCAAGCTGGCAAAGTGGAAGACCACCGCCCAGATGGTTGCCATCGCCGTGTTGTTCCTTGGCACCGGGCTGGACTACCTGAACGTCCTCGCGCTGGAGGGGATGACCCCGGAGCAGCACATCGCGGCCGTCGTTGCCGGTGAGGCTGAGGCGATCCGCACCTGTGGCTCGCGCGACTGTGCGTCCTATGCGAACGTGGTCGGGATCGGGCTATTGTGGCTGGCGGCCTTTCTGACGCTGCTGACGGGGTGGGAGTATTTCTCGAAATCCCTGCCATTTCTGCGGGATGAAAAATGA
- a CDS encoding molybdenum cofactor biosynthesis protein MoaE: MRLSVQSAPFDLGAETARFASGVTGAGAVVTFTGIVRDDSGSLAAMEIEHYPGMTEKAIAGIVEEASARWHLADVLVIHRFGRLGPGEAIMMVATAAAHRGDAFAAAEFLMDYLKSRAPFWKKEIGADGAEWVAAKEADEVALKRW, from the coding sequence ATGCGCCTGTCGGTCCAGTCCGCGCCCTTTGATCTGGGGGCCGAGACCGCCCGCTTTGCCAGTGGCGTCACCGGGGCCGGGGCGGTGGTGACCTTCACCGGGATCGTCCGCGATGACTCCGGGTCCTTGGCGGCGATGGAGATCGAGCATTATCCCGGCATGACCGAGAAGGCGATTGCCGGGATCGTCGAGGAAGCCTCGGCGCGCTGGCATCTGGCGGATGTGCTGGTGATCCACCGTTTCGGGCGGCTTGGCCCGGGTGAGGCGATCATGATGGTGGCGACGGCGGCGGCGCATCGGGGGGATGCTTTCGCCGCGGCGGAGTTCCTGATGGACTACCTCAAGTCGCGGGCACCCTTCTGGAAGAAAGAGATCGGGGCTGATGGGGCCGAGTGGGTGGCTGCGAAGGAGGCTGACGAGGTGGCCCTGAAGCGGTGGTAG